A genome region from Alistipes dispar includes the following:
- a CDS encoding ABC transporter ATP-binding protein, which yields MEKSKKKKGLSRLFEIAGQRKGLLILAGLLSAGSAVCMLVPYWAVYEILKELLSNGSNLSALDGTDMMRWGWIAFGGLVGGLVLLYAALMSSHVAAFRILYGLRVRLSEHIGKLPLGYLNNTSTGAIKKTMDQNIEKIEGFIAHTIPDLVNVMATVVVMLVILFSLDVWLTVVCLAVVVLSLFLQFSNFMGKRAREFMAIYYDAQEKMSASAVQYVRGMPVVKIFGQSVRSFRQFNAEIQAYKTFALKCCDTYQNGMIAFTVLLNSMVTFILPMGILLLQASPQSLSLAVVWLFFIIMGPGMASPVYKLTFLGGNTRDIDEGVNRIDRILEKKPVPEPEHPQVPAAYDVEFRHVSFSYENTEQGTRTEALRDVSFIAPQGKITALVGPSGSGKSTVANLIPRFWDVEQGKICIGGADIRQIPTAKLMDMVSFVFQDTFLFYDTLYENIAVGSPDATKEKVIAAAKAAQCHDFIERLPQGYETRIGDKGVFLSGGEAQRICVARAILKNAPILVLDEATAFADPENEHKMQMALQSLIKDKTVIVIAHRLSSIISAHQIVVMKEGRIVQCGKHEQLSVTEGVYKNMWDAYTSAYHWTLNKN from the coding sequence ATGGAAAAATCAAAAAAGAAAAAAGGTTTGTCCCGTCTGTTCGAGATAGCGGGACAAAGGAAAGGTCTGCTTATATTAGCAGGTCTGCTGTCGGCTGGCAGCGCGGTGTGTATGCTTGTGCCTTATTGGGCAGTTTATGAAATTTTGAAAGAGTTGCTGTCGAATGGCTCCAATCTTTCCGCTTTGGACGGAACGGACATGATGCGTTGGGGATGGATTGCATTTGGAGGGCTTGTTGGCGGATTGGTATTGCTGTATGCAGCCCTGATGTCCTCACATGTGGCTGCGTTTCGTATCTTGTATGGGTTGCGTGTCCGTTTGTCCGAACACATCGGCAAACTCCCGTTAGGGTATCTGAACAATACATCCACCGGAGCCATCAAGAAAACAATGGACCAGAATATCGAGAAAATAGAGGGCTTCATCGCCCATACCATTCCGGATTTGGTCAATGTAATGGCAACGGTAGTGGTAATGCTGGTCATCCTTTTCTCGCTGGATGTGTGGCTGACAGTCGTGTGCCTGGCCGTTGTGGTGCTTAGCTTATTCCTGCAATTTTCCAATTTCATGGGGAAACGGGCAAGGGAGTTTATGGCAATCTATTACGATGCACAGGAAAAAATGAGCGCATCCGCCGTGCAATATGTGCGGGGAATGCCTGTAGTTAAGATTTTCGGGCAGAGCGTCCGTTCGTTCCGTCAGTTCAATGCCGAGATTCAGGCGTACAAGACATTCGCCTTGAAATGTTGTGACACCTACCAGAACGGGATGATAGCATTTACCGTCCTGCTCAATTCTATGGTGACGTTCATCTTGCCGATGGGTATCTTGTTGTTGCAAGCCAGTCCGCAATCACTCTCATTGGCTGTGGTGTGGCTGTTTTTTATCATCATGGGGCCGGGTATGGCTTCTCCCGTTTATAAACTGACATTCTTGGGAGGTAATACGCGCGACATCGATGAAGGTGTAAACCGTATCGACCGCATACTTGAAAAGAAACCTGTGCCGGAGCCGGAACATCCGCAAGTGCCTGCCGCCTACGATGTGGAATTTCGCCATGTGTCATTCTCCTACGAGAACACAGAACAGGGAACACGGACGGAAGCCCTGCGTGATGTCAGCTTCATTGCACCACAAGGAAAGATAACTGCCCTTGTCGGTCCGTCAGGAAGCGGCAAATCAACGGTTGCCAACCTGATACCTCGGTTCTGGGATGTGGAGCAAGGGAAAATATGTATAGGCGGTGCAGATATACGCCAAATACCTACCGCAAAACTGATGGATATGGTTTCATTCGTCTTTCAAGACACTTTCCTTTTTTACGACACCCTTTATGAGAACATCGCCGTAGGCTCTCCTGATGCCACGAAAGAAAAGGTGATAGCCGCTGCGAAAGCTGCCCAATGCCACGATTTCATAGAGCGTTTGCCGCAAGGCTACGAAACAAGGATAGGCGATAAAGGTGTATTCCTGTCCGGCGGTGAAGCCCAACGGATATGTGTAGCTCGTGCCATATTGAAGAATGCTCCGATACTGGTGTTGGACGAAGCCACTGCCTTCGCTGACCCTGAAAACGAGCATAAAATGCAGATGGCTTTGCAGTCACTGATAAAGGATAAAACGGTCATTGTGATTGCCCATCGCCTTTCTTCCATCATCTCCGCACATCAGATTGTCGTCATGAAAGAAGGACGCATTGTGCAATGCGGAAAGCATGAACAGCTGTCCGTGACGGAGGGTGTATATAAAAATATGTGGGATGCCTATACGAGCGCATACCATTGGACATTGAACAAAAACTAA
- a CDS encoding class I SAM-dependent methyltransferase has product MRKKNFLNKVLQNTSCPQGFWGRMILRGMNCFHASLANRGMKQVEWQPNWNVLDIGCGGGANLKRLLNLCPKGNIYGIDLSEESVSFAQKYNEKDLNKRCFIQQGNVCSLPYEDGFFNAITAFETVYFWSPVNIALSEVVRVLREGGCFLISLEASDPEQGKMWTERIDGMVVYTPAELEERLHEAGFSSIRTIRKKEEIHIIAYK; this is encoded by the coding sequence ATGAGAAAGAAGAATTTCTTAAACAAGGTCTTGCAAAACACAAGTTGTCCGCAAGGATTTTGGGGACGGATGATTTTGCGAGGAATGAATTGTTTTCATGCATCTTTAGCTAATCGTGGCATGAAGCAAGTGGAATGGCAGCCGAATTGGAATGTTCTTGATATAGGCTGTGGCGGTGGTGCGAATTTGAAACGTTTATTGAATTTATGTCCGAAAGGAAATATCTACGGCATAGACCTGTCAGAAGAAAGTGTTTCATTCGCCCAAAAGTACAACGAAAAAGACTTGAATAAAAGATGTTTCATACAACAAGGGAATGTTTGTTCATTACCTTATGAGGATGGATTCTTTAATGCTATCACGGCTTTTGAAACGGTCTATTTCTGGTCGCCTGTAAACATAGCGTTGTCTGAAGTGGTGCGTGTTCTCCGAGAAGGAGGTTGTTTCCTTATTAGTCTGGAAGCGAGCGACCCCGAGCAGGGAAAGATGTGGACGGAACGGATAGACGGTATGGTTGTCTATACTCCGGCAGAATTGGAAGAGCGGTTGCATGAAGCCGGATTTTCATCCATCAGAACAATCCGTAAAAAGGAAGAAATACATATTATAGCATATAAATAA
- a CDS encoding ABC transporter ATP-binding protein — protein sequence MNAIKNITIGHTERLYKPVGYTMLANLVNIVPFCLSIEAIRIIFSAFDGSGQPLDTTRLWWIFGIMAVYMLVMALAERASYRANFRGAYEMSASGRLSLAEHLRKLSLGFLSKRDPGDLSSMLVTDFMMAETGISHHLPQLMGAIVMPVLAFASLVWIDWRMAVSMFAALPLALLVLWASTKAQRKLSGRQIQAKINAGNRLEEYLQGIRVMKAYNLIGDRFVRLRDAFAELRRACIRQEALLGPFVLLSITLVRAGLTMMVLCGTYLLLGGQLSILVFVLFLVVGSRVFDPLTSALTNFTEFRYFSIAGGRILSLMNEPEMKGERQSPAAGDIRFEHVSFAYQDKEVLHDINITLPKNSLTALVGPSGSGKSTVMKLCARFYDPQQGRIFFGGVPMDEIAPESLMSHISMVFQDVYLFQDTIRNNIRFGKTNATDEEIIAAAKKACCHDFIMHLPQGYDTMVGEGGCTLSGGEKQRISIARAMLKDAQVILLDEATASLDPENEVEVQRAIDSLIKGRTVIAIAHRLKTIKDADRIIVLDNGRIEEEGTHDGLVKKDGLYAHLWNIQESISGWKL from the coding sequence ATGAATGCAATAAAGAATATTACAATAGGTCACACGGAAAGACTTTACAAGCCGGTGGGTTACACCATGCTTGCCAACTTAGTGAATATAGTACCGTTTTGTCTTTCTATAGAAGCGATACGTATCATTTTCAGTGCATTTGACGGGAGCGGACAGCCGCTTGACACGACCCGCCTGTGGTGGATATTCGGCATTATGGCTGTTTATATGCTGGTCATGGCTTTGGCAGAACGGGCATCCTACCGAGCCAATTTTAGAGGAGCATACGAAATGAGTGCTTCCGGGCGTTTGTCGCTGGCGGAGCACTTGCGGAAACTATCGTTGGGCTTTTTGTCGAAACGTGATCCGGGTGATTTGTCGTCTATGCTTGTTACGGACTTCATGATGGCAGAAACCGGAATTTCGCACCACCTGCCCCAACTTATGGGTGCCATAGTCATGCCTGTACTGGCTTTTGCTTCGCTTGTATGGATAGATTGGAGGATGGCGGTCAGTATGTTTGCCGCCTTGCCGCTTGCCTTGCTCGTTCTGTGGGCAAGCACAAAGGCACAGCGGAAGTTAAGCGGCAGGCAAATTCAAGCAAAAATAAATGCTGGAAATCGGTTGGAAGAATACTTACAGGGTATTCGTGTAATGAAAGCGTACAATCTGATAGGTGACCGCTTTGTTAGGTTGCGCGATGCTTTTGCGGAACTTCGCCGTGCTTGCATCCGTCAGGAAGCCTTGTTAGGCCCATTCGTCTTGTTGAGCATCACTTTAGTACGTGCCGGGCTGACAATGATGGTGCTATGTGGAACTTACCTTCTGTTGGGAGGGCAACTTTCAATCCTTGTATTCGTGCTGTTCCTTGTAGTCGGTTCTCGTGTGTTCGACCCGCTGACTTCCGCACTGACAAACTTTACCGAGTTCCGCTATTTTTCCATTGCCGGTGGACGCATCCTTTCCTTGATGAACGAGCCGGAGATGAAAGGAGAACGGCAATCCCCGGCAGCAGGCGATATCCGGTTTGAACACGTATCGTTTGCCTATCAAGACAAGGAAGTGTTGCATGATATAAACATTACGCTCCCGAAAAACTCCTTGACGGCTCTTGTCGGACCTTCGGGAAGCGGGAAAAGCACGGTGATGAAACTTTGCGCCCGTTTCTACGACCCGCAACAGGGACGCATTTTCTTTGGTGGTGTACCGATGGACGAGATAGCTCCCGAAAGTCTGATGAGCCACATTTCTATGGTGTTCCAGGATGTCTATCTGTTTCAAGACACCATACGCAACAACATCCGTTTCGGCAAGACGAATGCGACGGACGAGGAAATCATTGCCGCCGCCAAGAAAGCCTGTTGCCACGACTTCATCATGCACTTGCCGCAAGGCTACGACACGATGGTTGGCGAAGGAGGCTGTACATTGTCCGGAGGCGAGAAACAACGCATATCCATTGCCCGTGCCATGCTGAAAGACGCACAAGTCATCCTGCTGGATGAAGCTACCGCCTCGCTCGACCCTGAAAACGAAGTGGAGGTACAACGAGCCATCGACTCGTTGATTAAAGGACGTACCGTCATTGCCATTGCCCACAGGCTCAAAACAATCAAGGATGCCGACCGGATAATCGTTTTGGATAACGGACGGATAGAGGAAGAAGGCACACACGATGGGCTTGTCAAAAAGGACGGACTTTATGCTCATTTGTGGAATATACAGGAAAGTATTTCCGGGTGGAAACTGTAA
- a CDS encoding acyloxyacyl hydrolase: protein MKRRGNLYAAILAGALSLFPVATVPAERTGRTVGTTAGASSATDNAAGTTAAGPAAEQDGKLRNGNATGRTGMTEDRTGMTEDRTGAAGAAEQSGTIRSGTESAAQKRPKTKPAVRDSLRRNDRSGGIAPPSFAPECDGKRPRRLTHRIGAEFRPEHIFTINPFLRGENLAQLPVDLSLAAHLKYSFRFRPGSPADRTYGGVYQGFGIAYYDFANPQELGNPVAAYLFQGARIARLSRRLSLDYEWNFGLSFGWKPYDRDDNRLNTMMGSKINAFLNVNFFLRWMLTRELDLTFGPTLTHFSNGNTKIPNAGLNSAGIGAGLTYNFGRERAEIPQRTPAPEFRRHFSYDLVLFGSWCSKGVEVGDVLYASPDTYPVVGFNFSALYNFGYKFRAGLSLDGVYDGSANVYVPDRIAELGGGAPLEFARPTIDRQLALGLSGRAEFVMPYFTIGLGLGMNVLHKGGDLKAFYQTLTLKVGITRNAFAHIGYSLRDFHMPNFLMLGIGYRFNNKYPRHY, encoded by the coding sequence ATGAAGAGAAGAGGGAACCTGTACGCCGCAATCCTCGCAGGGGCGTTGTCGCTGTTCCCCGTCGCTACCGTTCCGGCGGAAAGAACGGGCCGCACGGTCGGAACGACGGCCGGCGCAAGCAGCGCGACGGACAATGCGGCCGGGACGACAGCCGCCGGTCCCGCGGCGGAGCAGGACGGAAAGCTCCGGAACGGAAACGCGACGGGCCGCACCGGAATGACGGAGGACCGCACCGGAATGACGGAAGACCGCACCGGGGCGGCCGGGGCGGCGGAACAGTCCGGAACGATCCGGAGCGGAACGGAATCCGCCGCCCAAAAGCGTCCGAAGACGAAACCTGCCGTCCGGGATTCCCTGCGGCGGAACGACCGGAGCGGAGGCATCGCCCCGCCGTCCTTCGCACCGGAGTGCGACGGGAAGCGGCCCCGGCGGCTGACGCACCGTATCGGCGCGGAGTTCCGGCCCGAGCATATCTTCACGATCAACCCCTTTCTTCGGGGCGAGAACCTCGCGCAGTTGCCCGTCGATCTCTCGCTCGCGGCACACCTGAAATACTCCTTCCGCTTCCGGCCGGGATCGCCCGCGGACCGGACTTACGGCGGTGTCTATCAGGGGTTCGGCATCGCCTACTACGACTTCGCCAATCCGCAGGAGCTGGGCAATCCCGTCGCGGCCTACCTGTTCCAGGGAGCGCGCATCGCCCGCCTGTCGCGCCGCCTGTCGCTCGACTACGAATGGAATTTCGGCCTTTCGTTCGGATGGAAACCCTACGACCGGGACGACAACCGCCTCAACACCATGATGGGGTCGAAGATCAACGCCTTCCTCAACGTGAACTTCTTCCTCCGGTGGATGCTCACGCGCGAACTGGACCTCACCTTCGGCCCCACGCTCACCCACTTCTCCAACGGCAACACCAAGATTCCGAACGCGGGCCTGAACTCGGCGGGCATCGGGGCCGGACTGACCTACAACTTCGGCCGGGAGCGGGCCGAAATCCCGCAACGCACCCCGGCGCCGGAATTCCGCAGACACTTCAGCTACGATCTGGTGCTGTTCGGATCGTGGTGCAGCAAGGGCGTGGAGGTCGGCGACGTGCTCTACGCCTCGCCCGACACCTATCCGGTCGTGGGATTCAACTTCTCGGCCCTGTACAATTTCGGCTACAAGTTCCGCGCGGGACTGTCGCTCGACGGCGTATACGACGGCAGCGCGAATGTCTATGTCCCGGACCGCATCGCGGAGCTCGGCGGCGGAGCTCCGCTGGAATTCGCACGTCCGACGATCGACAGGCAGCTCGCGCTGGGTCTCTCGGGCCGTGCCGAGTTCGTCATGCCCTACTTCACGATCGGGCTGGGACTGGGCATGAACGTCCTGCACAAGGGCGGCGACCTGAAGGCCTTCTACCAGACGCTCACGCTCAAGGTGGGCATCACGCGCAACGCATTCGCGCATATCGGCTATTCGCTCCGGGATTTCCACATGCCCAACTTCCTCATGCTGGGCATCGGCTACCGCTTCAACAACAAATATCCGCGGCACTACTGA
- a CDS encoding BF3164 family lipoprotein encodes MRIPVGGDFLGEYPVLTFGERIVMRNPFRSDKCYSIYCFSGDSLVKEGEFLSRGRGPYEMLYSEIGFDPASGSLNLLAIHNQENRFCRVRSDAPEYLYDLSHWEYKSLAGIGNRTWITSCLLDRSSYLMLGCQADSLAMFSRFDVDSGQVTPLGFEFPRTSLDLSPLEQHVLWTGKLYRHPQRHRFVYCAQDFKYLFVFDLTSEGRIQLVRGVYDRLPDLKWVDDPREWHYTFDEACEEGFEAVAVDEAGIYVVYTQSTHGELRHAVRTGSAQPVRPVRMNVYDWDGNFVRRLVLDRPVGPMVVHDGRLIAWSVDPETAEEMLVSYTL; translated from the coding sequence GTGCGCATTCCCGTCGGCGGGGACTTCCTGGGCGAATACCCGGTGCTGACCTTCGGGGAGCGTATCGTGATGCGGAATCCGTTCCGCTCGGACAAATGCTATTCGATCTACTGTTTTTCGGGCGATTCGCTGGTGAAGGAGGGGGAGTTCCTCTCCCGGGGGCGCGGCCCGTATGAGATGCTTTATTCGGAGATCGGGTTCGACCCGGCGTCGGGGAGCCTCAATCTGCTGGCGATTCATAATCAGGAGAATCGGTTTTGCCGCGTGCGTTCGGATGCTCCGGAATATCTCTACGATCTGTCGCACTGGGAGTATAAGTCGCTGGCGGGGATCGGCAACCGTACGTGGATCACTTCCTGTCTGCTCGATCGTTCCTCGTATCTCATGTTGGGCTGTCAGGCCGATTCGCTCGCCATGTTTTCCCGTTTCGATGTCGATAGCGGACAGGTTACGCCGCTCGGATTCGAATTTCCCCGGACGTCGCTGGACCTCTCTCCGCTGGAGCAGCACGTCTTGTGGACGGGGAAATTGTATCGGCATCCGCAGCGGCATCGTTTTGTCTACTGCGCGCAGGATTTCAAATATCTTTTCGTTTTCGACCTGACGTCGGAGGGGAGGATTCAGTTGGTCCGGGGTGTGTACGATCGCCTTCCGGATTTGAAATGGGTAGATGATCCTCGAGAGTGGCATTATACGTTCGACGAGGCATGCGAAGAGGGTTTCGAGGCGGTAGCCGTGGACGAAGCGGGCATTTACGTCGTTTACACGCAATCCACCCATGGCGAACTGCGCCATGCGGTGAGAACCGGCTCCGCGCAGCCCGTCCGACCTGTCCGGATGAACGTTTACGACTGGGACGGGAACTTCGTCCGGCGGCTCGTTTTGGACCGGCCCGTCGGCCCGATGGTCGTGCACGACGGCCGGCTGATCGCTTGGTCGGTCGATCCCGAGACCGCCGAGGAGATGTTGGTGAGCTACACGCTGTAA
- a CDS encoding BF3164 family lipoprotein, protein MIRFPFLLLCLLLSVACGRRHTAVTDPEFSATAPGDSLHAMRIPVGGDFLGEYPVLTLGERIVMQNPFRLDKCYSVCRFSGDSLVKEGEFLMRGRGPLEMMIPQGVFDPEAERLTVFGLYNGENRMLRIGSGDLYDPSRWEYGTLDFLEGYQLESPCRLTDTTFLTIGHTVESFSPFSILDPGGERVTPLDFRFPEPPLDLPALQQAIFWTGWLHRHPQRSRFLYSNQNFRYLLVFDVTEDGRVEVVRRLYDKMPEAHPSGDPGHQFDMDDSCPHGFFPLAVDDRFIYVGYMQDTYGEQRERVRAGDLRQLFPSRINVYDWDGNFVRRLVLDRPVGPMVVHDGRLIAWSVDPETAEEMLVRYDL, encoded by the coding sequence ATGATCCGCTTTCCGTTTCTCCTGCTCTGCCTGCTGCTGTCGGTCGCCTGCGGCCGTCGGCACACCGCCGTAACCGACCCCGAATTCTCCGCGACGGCCCCCGGCGATTCGCTGCACGCCATGCGCATTCCCGTCGGCGGGGACTTCCTGGGCGAATACCCGGTGCTGACCCTCGGGGAGCGTATCGTGATGCAGAATCCGTTCCGGTTGGACAAGTGCTATTCAGTCTGTCGTTTTTCGGGCGATTCGCTGGTGAAGGAAGGGGAGTTCCTCATGCGCGGCCGGGGACCGCTGGAAATGATGATTCCGCAGGGTGTCTTCGATCCGGAAGCGGAGCGTTTGACCGTGTTCGGACTCTATAACGGGGAAAACCGGATGCTCCGGATCGGTTCCGGCGATTTGTACGATCCGTCGCGGTGGGAATACGGGACGCTGGACTTTCTGGAAGGCTACCAGTTGGAGTCGCCTTGCCGGCTGACCGATACGACCTTTCTGACGATCGGACACACCGTCGAATCGTTCAGCCCGTTTTCGATCCTCGACCCCGGAGGCGAGCGGGTCACGCCGCTCGATTTCCGGTTCCCGGAGCCGCCGCTCGATCTGCCGGCTTTGCAGCAGGCGATATTTTGGACCGGCTGGTTGCACAGGCATCCGCAGCGTAGCCGCTTTCTGTACAGCAACCAGAATTTCCGCTATCTGCTCGTCTTCGACGTGACGGAGGACGGCCGGGTAGAGGTCGTGCGGAGGCTTTACGACAAGATGCCGGAGGCGCATCCCTCCGGCGATCCGGGGCATCAGTTCGACATGGACGATTCCTGTCCGCACGGTTTTTTCCCGCTGGCCGTGGACGATCGCTTCATCTATGTGGGTTATATGCAGGATACCTACGGCGAGCAGCGGGAACGGGTGCGTGCCGGGGATCTTCGCCAGTTGTTTCCCTCGCGCATCAACGTTTACGACTGGGACGGGAACTTCGTCCGGCGACTCGTTCTGGACCGGCCCGTCGGCCCGATGGTCGTGCACGACGGCCGGCTGATCGCTTGGTCGGTCGATCCCGAGACGGCCGAGGAGATGTTGGTACGGTATGATCTTTAG
- a CDS encoding glycosyltransferase, translated as MSDRKPARYDPLGSRGGTRFHPPPHGLLITTNLDNDDALASDALELLRREIRPCPGKRIYSLLYGYQYFTSERFLLKMRYTNNHFLTLVEPFDDRAETIIAYRHTRAIRQQPTVYISSPHGKWLEIVHEDNVSNDLRINAKVRNIPVLRGRTFSDFGLPELRVTARRQWFQTLFLLPVRFLVTGAKRLRGKRARLRRK; from the coding sequence GTGTCTGACCGAAAGCCTGCGCGGTACGATCCGCTCGGTTCTCGCGGCGGAACACGGTTCCACCCCCCCCCTCACGGTCTGCTGATTACGACCAATCTGGACAATGACGACGCTCTGGCGAGCGACGCCCTCGAACTGCTCCGGCGCGAAATCCGCCCCTGTCCCGGCAAGCGGATATACAGCCTGCTCTACGGCTACCAGTACTTCACCTCCGAGCGCTTCCTGCTCAAGATGCGCTACACGAACAACCATTTCCTGACGCTCGTCGAACCCTTCGACGACCGTGCCGAAACGATCATCGCCTACCGGCACACGCGCGCCATCCGTCAGCAACCCACCGTCTATATCTCCTCTCCGCACGGCAAGTGGCTCGAAATCGTTCACGAAGACAACGTGAGCAACGATCTGCGCATCAATGCCAAGGTCCGCAATATTCCCGTGCTGCGGGGCCGGACGTTTTCCGATTTCGGCCTTCCGGAGCTGCGCGTCACGGCCCGGAGGCAGTGGTTTCAGACGCTGTTCCTGCTTCCGGTGCGTTTCCTCGTGACGGGCGCGAAGCGGCTGCGGGGCAAGCGGGCGCGGCTGCGGAGAAAATAA
- a CDS encoding glycosyltransferase yields the protein MENFSHFLITRFNLNLYERDKHAAPTRTARWLEHRFEVFERYCLPSVAAQTATDFRWLCLFDAATPEPYRRRIASYRAVCPRFEAVYYTAAQTACLTESLRGTIRSVLAAEHGSTPPLTVC from the coding sequence ATGGAGAATTTCAGCCATTTCCTCATCACCCGCTTCAACCTGAACCTCTACGAGCGGGACAAACACGCGGCCCCGACCCGCACGGCGCGGTGGCTCGAACACCGTTTCGAGGTCTTCGAACGCTACTGCCTGCCTTCGGTGGCGGCCCAGACGGCGACGGATTTCAGGTGGCTGTGCCTGTTCGACGCCGCCACGCCCGAACCCTACCGCCGCCGCATTGCGTCCTACCGCGCCGTGTGTCCCCGCTTCGAGGCGGTGTACTATACGGCCGCCCAGACGGCGTGTCTGACCGAAAGCCTGCGCGGTACGATCCGCTCGGTTCTCGCGGCGGAACACGGTTCCACCCCCCCCCTCACGGTCTGCTGA
- a CDS encoding linear amide C-N hydrolase encodes MKTHLLAALCAAAFALSLRSGADACTRAVYVGPGGMVATGRTMDWREDPLTNLYLFPRGAVRRGALTDDTVRWTSKYGSLSAAGYDIGIADGMNEAGLTASLLFLPESVYERSGDTRPVMGLSIWTQYVLDNFATVAEAVAELGKEAFRIDAPDLPNGVPARLHLAVSDATGDSAVFEYLGGRLVIHHGPQCRVLTNSPSYDRQLAILGYWRQIGGLTMLPGTNRSSDRFVRASFYIEAVVQSADPAIAVPAVMSVMRNVSVPYGISTPDMPHIASTRWRTVCDQKNRVCYFEPTLGMEVFRVDLRKVDFAPGSGERVLRLTEGQSYSGDVTTEFRSSEKPFGFLFGV; translated from the coding sequence ATGAAAACACATCTCCTTGCGGCGCTCTGCGCCGCCGCATTCGCCCTTTCGCTCCGGTCCGGCGCCGATGCCTGCACGCGCGCCGTCTATGTCGGTCCCGGCGGCATGGTCGCCACGGGGCGCACGATGGACTGGCGCGAAGACCCGCTCACCAACCTCTATCTTTTCCCGCGCGGCGCGGTCCGCCGCGGTGCGCTGACCGACGACACCGTTCGCTGGACCTCGAAGTACGGCTCGCTCTCCGCGGCCGGCTACGACATCGGCATCGCCGACGGCATGAACGAGGCGGGGCTGACTGCCAGCCTGCTCTTCCTGCCCGAATCGGTCTATGAACGGTCCGGCGATACCCGGCCCGTCATGGGGCTGAGCATCTGGACGCAGTACGTGCTGGACAATTTCGCCACGGTCGCCGAGGCCGTCGCCGAACTGGGGAAGGAGGCGTTCCGCATCGACGCGCCGGACCTGCCGAACGGCGTGCCTGCACGCCTGCACCTCGCCGTTTCGGACGCCACGGGCGACAGCGCGGTCTTCGAGTACCTCGGCGGCCGGCTCGTCATCCATCACGGCCCGCAATGCCGTGTGCTGACCAATTCGCCCTCCTACGACCGCCAGTTGGCGATTCTCGGCTATTGGCGCCAGATCGGCGGCCTGACGATGCTGCCTGGGACCAATCGCTCCTCGGACCGTTTCGTGCGCGCCTCGTTCTATATCGAAGCCGTCGTGCAGAGCGCCGATCCGGCGATCGCCGTGCCTGCCGTCATGTCGGTCATGCGCAACGTGTCGGTTCCTTACGGCATCTCGACACCCGACATGCCGCACATCGCCTCGACGCGCTGGCGCACGGTCTGCGATCAGAAAAACCGCGTCTGCTATTTCGAGCCGACGCTCGGCATGGAGGTTTTCCGGGTCGATCTGCGGAAGGTGGATTTCGCTCCCGGGAGCGGCGAACGGGTCCTGCGCCTGACCGAGGGGCAGAGCTATTCGGGCGACGTCACGACGGAGTTCCGCTCCTCGGAGAAGCCCTTCGGATTCCTTTTCGGCGTGTAA
- the yihA gene encoding ribosome biogenesis GTP-binding protein YihA/YsxC: MKISKAEFRCSSERISQVPKDGLRDIAFIGRSNVGKSSLINMLTGRPGLAKVSGTPGKTRLINHFRIDNAWYLVDLPGYGYARTSKTVRNGFSTLITDYVLRCGKMHFLFVLADIRLEPQRIDLRFIDMLGEHGVPFGIVFTKADKLSKTQCEKSVERYRKRLSETWEELPPMFVSSSERGTGREEILDFIGECLKV; this comes from the coding sequence ATGAAAATCTCGAAAGCCGAATTCCGATGCAGTTCCGAACGCATCTCGCAGGTCCCGAAGGACGGGCTGCGCGACATCGCCTTCATCGGGCGCAGCAACGTCGGCAAATCGTCGCTCATCAACATGCTCACCGGCCGCCCGGGGCTGGCCAAAGTCTCGGGAACACCCGGCAAGACGCGGCTCATCAACCACTTCCGCATCGACAACGCATGGTATCTGGTGGACCTGCCCGGCTACGGCTACGCCCGCACGTCGAAGACCGTGCGCAACGGGTTCTCGACGCTCATCACCGACTACGTGCTCCGCTGCGGGAAGATGCACTTCCTGTTCGTGCTGGCGGACATCCGCCTCGAGCCCCAGCGCATCGACCTCCGGTTCATCGACATGCTGGGCGAACACGGCGTACCGTTCGGCATCGTTTTCACCAAAGCCGACAAGCTCTCGAAAACCCAGTGCGAAAAGAGCGTGGAGCGCTACCGTAAACGGCTTTCGGAGACATGGGAGGAACTGCCGCCGATGTTCGTCTCGTCGTCCGAACGCGGCACGGGACGCGAGGAAATCCTCGATTTCATCGGCGAATGCCTGAAAGTTTAA